A single genomic interval of Melitaea cinxia chromosome 18, ilMelCinx1.1, whole genome shotgun sequence harbors:
- the LOC123662391 gene encoding CLIP domain-containing serine protease 2-like has protein sequence MLSKVLISVLVLHICNAYNNANHSSDCILVRSCPEAIRFAGNGNDKEKNKKLTSSFCGIEIVDGKKLPKIHCSHFRTTDDRSAFTNESPDDAIETHPNLKLLPEKCGKINGDRIIGGKVADLYEFPWMALISHRTRGGPGSKDSLKFKCGGSIINSKYILTAAHCVVGKKLAGVRIGELDIDSKEDCQGEYPDIVCEGHLQDILIEEVIAHEGYQRLPVKDDIALLRLRKPIDFSYKNAAPICLPVSQRLRNAVLDSKIATVAGWGITDNGSESHVLLKVDVPVFTTTACRDLYNKNSNTDTTINKICAGEMKKDSCSGDSGGPLMVEDEINDVYRIVQYGIVSYGPLQCGSLFPGVYTNVSSYVKWILDNIKP, from the exons ATCACAGCAGTGACTGTATACTAGTACGTTCCTGTCCCGAAGCTATAAGATTCGCCGGAAATGGTAATGACaaggagaaaaataaaaaattgacttcGTCTTTTTGCGGTATCGAAATTGTAGATGGCAAGAAATTACCAAAG ATACATTGCTCACACTTTAGAACTACTGACGATCGTTCTGCATTTACTAACGAAAGTCCAGATGATGCGATAGAGACACATCCGAATCTAAAACTTCTGCCGGAGAAATGCGGTAAAATTAACGGCGACCGTATAATAGGCGGGAAAGTAGCTGATCTTTATGAATTTCCATGGATGGCACTAATCTCTCACCGCACCCGAGGTGGTCCag GTTCGAAAGACAgccttaaatttaaatgtggtgGCAGCATCATCAATTCTAAGTATATTCTGACTGCGGCCCACTGCGTCGTAGGCAAAAAACTGGCTGGAGTCCGTATCGGCGAACTTGATATCGATTCAAAGGAAGACTGTCAAGGAGAATACCCTGATATTGTCTGCGAAGGACATTTACAG GACATACTCATTGAAGAGGTTATTGCCCACGAAGGCTATCAACGTTTGCCAGTTAAAGATGATATCGCACTACTTCGGCTCAGGAAACCAATCGATTTTTCATACA aaaaTGCCGCACCGATATGCTTGCCAGTATCTCAAAGACTTCGAAATGCCGTACTCGATAGTAAGATAGCTACGGTCGCCGGCTGGGGAATAACCGATAACGGCAGTGAATCCCACGTCCTTCTCAAAGTTGACGTTCCTGTGTTTACAACCACTGCTTGTCGTGACCTTTATAATAA aaaCAGCAACACTGATACGACTATCAACAAGATTTGTGCCGGTGAGATGAAGAAGGACTCGTGTAGTGGTGATTCTGGTGGACCCCTCATGGTGGAAGATGAAATTAATGACGTATACAGAATCGTGCAATATGGTATCGTTTCCTACGGGCCTTTACAATGCGGTTCTTTATTCCCGGGAGTATATACTAATGTATCAAGTTATGTTAAATGGATATTAGACAATATAAAACCCTAA